The proteins below are encoded in one region of Oligoflexia bacterium:
- a CDS encoding DUF4097 family beta strand repeat-containing protein: MGLRLIIFLLLCPVIAQAKPKIVTVTDTPTVVEKGGARRIFISGFAGQVVVLPGKSTEILVKATRYVEGDDALNNAGDLSEVLRQIAVKATNNAGTIEIRTILPPNRSDWTKWAQGKNIPQVKLEVSAPDNMNLEIYWARGDVKVTKWKAGVVITHQTGKLTLEDISGDVTARTMYGIARFENIKGSMSIENFASQLNVGQVTGKLKLRTFSGETQIRKILGNSVISTQKASVVTQDTQGPMEIQTGIAAISIANHRGSIRGQTDTGSVTAKLTGQIDARFNSNSGALLISIPRSSRADVSLSTNKGDLKAPKNLDHKRTSAGKIVRGRLSGSESGAIRMNSDAGDINLRVL, from the coding sequence ATGGGTCTGCGACTAATTATTTTTTTATTGCTGTGTCCAGTAATTGCGCAAGCTAAGCCAAAGATTGTGACCGTTACAGATACACCTACGGTCGTTGAAAAAGGTGGGGCTCGTCGTATTTTTATTAGTGGGTTTGCAGGTCAAGTAGTTGTGTTGCCCGGAAAAAGTACTGAAATTTTAGTTAAGGCCACACGCTATGTTGAAGGTGACGATGCGCTTAATAATGCAGGCGATCTTAGCGAAGTGTTAAGACAAATCGCGGTGAAAGCTACTAATAATGCCGGCACAATTGAGATTCGAACCATACTGCCACCCAATCGTTCAGATTGGACTAAATGGGCACAAGGTAAAAATATTCCTCAAGTAAAACTTGAAGTGTCGGCTCCAGATAACATGAACCTTGAAATATATTGGGCACGAGGTGATGTGAAAGTCACAAAATGGAAGGCGGGTGTAGTAATCACTCATCAAACCGGTAAGCTTACGCTTGAAGATATTAGCGGTGATGTTACGGCGCGCACCATGTATGGCATAGCAAGGTTTGAGAATATCAAGGGTTCTATGAGTATTGAGAATTTTGCAAGCCAACTCAATGTTGGGCAAGTAACCGGAAAGTTAAAACTACGTACTTTTTCTGGCGAAACACAAATTCGAAAGATTTTGGGAAATTCTGTCATATCTACACAAAAAGCTAGTGTAGTTACCCAAGACACCCAAGGACCCATGGAAATTCAAACAGGTATTGCTGCAATTTCAATTGCTAATCATCGAGGTTCTATTCGCGGGCAAACCGATACTGGGTCTGTCACAGCAAAACTCACTGGTCAAATTGATGCTCGATTTAATAGTAATTCAGGAGCTCTTTTGATTTCTATTCCACGTTCAAGTCGGGCTGATGTTAGTTTATCTACGAATAAAGGAGATCTCAAAGCACCAAAGAATCTAGATCATAAACGCACATCTGCTGGTAAGATTGTGCGCGGCCGCCTAAGTGGAAGCGAGAGCGGAGCCATTCGTATGAATTCAGATGCGGGTGATATTAATCTTCGTGTACTCTAA
- the miaB gene encoding tRNA (N6-isopentenyl adenosine(37)-C2)-methylthiotransferase MiaB — MTEKNQNSGHGDRVYITTYGCQMNDHDTERMYSLLEMNKYLQATSPEEADVIIINSCSVREKPVHKVMSEVGTYRPLKEKNPKLKIGIGGCVGQQEGKKLLSQTKLLDFVFGTDTIDQLPQIISEVRVDKKRAAWTKVGHRDAYQIQTLVRNPKVSAFVTITKGCDNFCSFCVVPFTRGREKSRLLSELIKDVQSLVERGVKEVTLLGQNVNSYKSPDGNGGFTDLLRAVCEETNIERVRFTTSHPKDFDEDLISVLVKYQNKLGHFVHLPVQSGSTRILELMNRGYTREEYIHKAKRLKEELPEVAFSTDIIVGFPGETDEDFDMTLSMLEEIGYENVYGFKYSPRPFTKALKFTEQVAESVKEERLAKLIELQDRLGFDFCKRYDGKIFPILVEGPSRTNKEVLTGRTTHNKVINFEGPSSLIGKTIDVRVLKAQPFSLRGEVV; from the coding sequence ATGACAGAAAAAAATCAAAATAGCGGTCACGGAGACAGGGTCTATATTACGACCTATGGTTGTCAAATGAATGACCATGACACTGAACGTATGTACTCGCTTTTAGAAATGAATAAGTATCTTCAAGCCACATCCCCTGAAGAAGCAGATGTCATTATTATTAATTCTTGTTCAGTGCGCGAAAAGCCTGTGCATAAAGTAATGAGTGAAGTTGGAACTTACCGGCCGCTTAAAGAAAAAAATCCTAAACTAAAAATTGGTATTGGTGGCTGTGTTGGACAACAAGAGGGCAAAAAACTTCTGAGCCAAACAAAGTTGCTTGATTTTGTTTTTGGAACCGACACGATTGATCAGTTACCTCAGATTATTTCAGAAGTTCGCGTTGATAAAAAAAGAGCGGCGTGGACAAAAGTAGGGCACCGCGATGCCTATCAAATTCAAACTTTGGTGCGAAACCCAAAAGTTTCAGCATTTGTGACAATAACAAAGGGCTGTGATAATTTTTGTTCATTTTGTGTGGTGCCCTTTACAAGGGGGCGTGAAAAAAGCCGCCTCTTGAGTGAGCTTATCAAAGACGTTCAAAGTTTAGTTGAGCGGGGAGTAAAAGAAGTTACCCTTTTAGGGCAAAATGTAAATTCGTATAAAAGCCCAGATGGCAATGGTGGATTTACTGATTTATTACGCGCAGTATGCGAAGAAACAAATATTGAGCGTGTTAGATTTACGACAAGTCATCCAAAAGATTTTGATGAAGATCTCATTTCTGTTTTAGTAAAATATCAAAATAAACTCGGACACTTTGTGCATTTGCCTGTGCAATCAGGCTCCACTCGTATTTTAGAACTCATGAATCGTGGCTACACACGAGAAGAATACATTCATAAAGCCAAGCGACTTAAAGAAGAACTTCCGGAAGTAGCCTTTTCAACAGATATTATAGTTGGGTTTCCTGGCGAGACAGATGAAGATTTTGACATGACACTCTCAATGTTAGAAGAGATTGGTTATGAAAATGTTTACGGTTTTAAATATTCGCCAAGGCCTTTCACAAAAGCATTAAAATTTACTGAGCAAGTTGCTGAAAGTGTAAAAGAAGAAAGACTAGCAAAACTTATTGAACTTCAAGACCGTTTGGGTTTTGATTTTTGCAAAAGATATGACGGTAAAATATTTCCGATTCTTGTTGAGGGTCCTTCACGTACTAATAAAGAAGTATTAACGGGTCGTACAACTCACAATAAGGTAATTAACTTTGAAGGCCCTAGTTCGCTAATAGGTAAAACAATTGATGTAAGAGTACTAAAAGCGCAGCCCTTTTCATTAAGAGGAGAAGTTGTTTGA
- a CDS encoding bifunctional nuclease domain-containing protein, translating to MRKLEMYPHGISVGPVNIRPAMIFKDKTEREILPVWLDAVDASLLLASAQGLHDAKRAHNAIFKIFDELKISLKSVYFNEINVSTQYAILTALQGKKTIEVRVRAAEAMSLAVNAGCVFYTDEDIIEKSRVLNLEWLHNSNPRVGNHGNFEGLH from the coding sequence ATGAGAAAACTTGAAATGTATCCCCACGGCATCTCTGTCGGACCAGTGAATATACGTCCTGCAATGATTTTTAAAGATAAGACGGAGCGCGAGATTTTACCTGTTTGGTTAGATGCAGTAGATGCAAGTTTACTTTTAGCAAGTGCTCAAGGGCTTCATGATGCTAAGCGTGCGCATAATGCGATTTTTAAGATTTTTGATGAATTAAAAATTAGTTTGAAATCAGTTTATTTTAACGAAATTAACGTATCAACACAGTACGCAATACTCACAGCCCTTCAGGGTAAAAAAACTATTGAAGTTAGAGTTAGAGCTGCAGAGGCTATGTCACTAGCTGTAAATGCTGGATGTGTTTTTTATACTGATGAAGACATCATTGAAAAGAGTCGAGTGCTTAATTTGGAATGGTTACACAATTCAAATCCACGCGTCGGTAATCATGGAAATTTTGAGGGGTTACACTGA
- a CDS encoding gamma carbonic anhydrase family protein — protein sequence MIIPVNGLYPKIHPTAWIAPTATIIGDVEIGEGCSIWFGTVIRGDVFPIRIGRHTNIQDNCTVHATYKKCGVVIGDRVTVGHQVILHGCQVGDGTLVGMGSILMDNVSIGKRSIVGAGSLVTEESKFEDETLVLGRPAIAKRKLKPEELKHINHSADNYTLYTSWYAGTEGKIP from the coding sequence ATGATCATACCCGTTAATGGACTCTATCCTAAAATTCATCCCACAGCATGGATCGCTCCGACTGCAACTATAATAGGTGATGTCGAAATTGGTGAAGGATGTTCTATTTGGTTTGGAACTGTAATTCGTGGTGATGTGTTTCCGATTCGTATAGGAAGGCATACCAATATTCAAGATAACTGTACGGTGCATGCTACTTATAAAAAATGCGGAGTTGTGATTGGTGATCGTGTTACTGTTGGGCACCAAGTGATTCTTCATGGTTGTCAAGTGGGCGATGGCACACTCGTAGGGATGGGTAGCATTTTAATGGATAACGTTAGTATTGGTAAGCGATCTATCGTTGGAGCAGGAAGTCTTGTTACTGAAGAATCTAAGTTTGAAGATGAGACACTTGTATTGGGACGTCCCGCAATAGCTAAAAGAAAATTAAAACCTGAAGAACTTAAACACATTAATCACAGCGCCGATAATTATACTCTCTACACTTCTTGGTACGCTGGCACTGAGGGAAAAATTCCATGA
- the guaB gene encoding IMP dehydrogenase, with protein sequence MKEIVDSLTYDDILLVPAYSEIVPAQTSLETFFARDLSLHMPLISAAMDTVTESKVARIMAQEGGLGIIHKNMDIESQSREVERVKKYESGMITEPITLEPDRLVSDALDLMKHYSISGVPITREGILVGILTNRDLRFETNVHQQISIVMTKDNLITAPEGTTLDQAREILQKYRIEKLPIVNKTGKLCGLITIKDIEKARAFPNASKDRRGRLIVGAAVSIGEDARQRSEALIASGCDVLVIDTAHGHSKNVLETVKWAKSQFKDAIIVGGNVATGEGTQALYDAGADVVKVGIGPGSICTTRVVAGVGVPQVTAIMDCAVVAKKNKKTIIADGGVKFSGDVTKALALGANTVMVGNAIAGTDESPGETILYQGRTYKVYRGMGSLGAMKRGSRDRYFQDTVEHDDKLVPEGIEGKVPYKGALSSILHQLLGGVRSGMGYLGASGIEDLQKKAKFVKISPQGLRESHVHDVIITKEAPNYRLE encoded by the coding sequence ATGAAAGAAATTGTAGATTCCCTAACTTACGATGATATTTTACTTGTACCTGCATATTCAGAAATTGTTCCTGCGCAAACAAGTTTGGAAACATTTTTTGCCCGTGATTTAAGTCTGCACATGCCACTGATTTCTGCAGCAATGGATACCGTTACTGAAAGTAAAGTTGCAAGAATCATGGCCCAAGAAGGCGGCCTTGGAATTATTCATAAAAATATGGATATCGAATCACAATCTCGAGAAGTTGAGCGTGTTAAAAAATATGAAAGTGGGATGATTACAGAACCCATAACACTTGAGCCCGATCGTTTGGTGAGTGATGCCCTTGATTTAATGAAACATTACAGCATCAGTGGAGTTCCTATAACCCGTGAAGGAATACTCGTAGGTATTTTAACCAATCGTGATCTGCGCTTTGAAACAAATGTGCATCAGCAGATTTCAATTGTAATGACAAAAGATAATCTTATCACAGCTCCTGAAGGAACCACTCTTGATCAAGCTCGTGAAATTTTACAAAAATACCGTATTGAAAAACTTCCTATCGTAAATAAAACAGGAAAACTCTGTGGTTTAATTACTATTAAAGATATCGAAAAAGCCCGTGCATTTCCTAACGCAAGTAAAGACCGTAGGGGGCGACTTATCGTAGGTGCCGCAGTGAGTATTGGAGAAGATGCCCGTCAGCGTAGTGAAGCGCTCATTGCTTCGGGATGTGATGTCTTAGTTATTGATACAGCACATGGGCATTCAAAAAATGTTTTAGAAACAGTGAAGTGGGCAAAAAGTCAGTTTAAAGATGCAATCATTGTTGGTGGAAACGTAGCCACTGGTGAAGGTACACAAGCGCTTTATGATGCAGGCGCTGATGTCGTAAAAGTAGGAATTGGCCCTGGAAGTATTTGCACAACACGGGTAGTTGCAGGCGTTGGTGTGCCTCAAGTCACAGCGATTATGGATTGTGCAGTTGTGGCTAAGAAAAATAAAAAAACTATTATTGCAGATGGTGGAGTTAAGTTCTCAGGTGATGTGACAAAAGCATTAGCACTTGGAGCAAACACGGTCATGGTGGGTAATGCCATCGCAGGAACCGATGAAAGCCCAGGGGAGACAATTTTATATCAAGGTCGAACATATAAAGTATATCGCGGCATGGGAAGCCTTGGTGCAATGAAACGTGGCAGTCGTGATCGTTATTTTCAAGATACAGTTGAGCACGATGATAAACTTGTTCCAGAAGGTATTGAAGGAAAAGTTCCTTACAAAGGGGCCCTTAGTTCAATATTGCATCAACTCTTAGGCGGTGTTCGAAGTGGAATGGGTTATTTGGGTGCATCAGGGATTGAAGATTTACAGAAAAAAGCGAAGTTCGTAAAAATCTCACCACAGGGCCTCAGAGAATCCCATGTTCATGATGTCATCATCACAAAAGAAGCTCCAAATTATAGGCTAGAATAA
- the guaA gene encoding glutamine-hydrolyzing GMP synthase, with the protein MSITGGIVVLDFGSQFTQLIARRIRELGVYSEIIPFNSSIDEIKKRKPVGIVLSGGPSSVYDQGAPQRNDIRDLLDYAPVLGICYGMQLFAHGLGGKVESSKLREYGRMTIQWIKDKTNQVVWMSHGDLVTGLPEGTEGLAKSSSGHWAAIENKVIGKGFTGLQFHPEVTHTENGKEIIRKFVFEKCNAKINWQGDQLVSHLVNGIKEKVGPKDNVLCALSGGVDSTVTASLLIRALGKERVQCVFVDTGLMRHLEAEQVVKAYKEMDLPVKAVFAENEFIGQLNNIEDPEQKRKIIGRVFIEVFDNATKSFPCQFLAQGTLYPDVIESVNIHGQSVTIKSHHNVGGLPAHMKLKLVEPLRELFKDEVRALGRELGVKPELLNRHPFPGPGLAIRLIGPINKDDLSLLRMADHIFTDELKVSGLYDQIWQAFVVLLPVKTVGVMGDNRTYEKVAALRAVTSIDGMTADWFGFDTKFLAKVSNRITNEVRGINRVVYDISSKPPATIEWE; encoded by the coding sequence ATGTCAATCACGGGGGGAATTGTTGTTTTAGATTTTGGCTCTCAGTTCACTCAACTGATTGCTAGGCGAATTCGTGAGCTTGGCGTTTATAGTGAAATCATTCCATTTAATTCTTCTATAGATGAAATTAAAAAAAGAAAACCAGTCGGCATTGTTTTAAGTGGTGGCCCCTCAAGTGTTTATGATCAGGGTGCGCCTCAGCGTAATGATATTCGTGACCTCCTTGATTATGCACCTGTGCTTGGAATTTGTTACGGTATGCAACTTTTTGCGCACGGTTTAGGTGGTAAAGTTGAATCAAGTAAATTGCGTGAATACGGCCGTATGACAATTCAATGGATAAAAGATAAAACCAATCAAGTTGTTTGGATGAGTCATGGTGATCTTGTAACAGGTTTGCCCGAAGGTACTGAAGGGTTAGCTAAATCAAGTTCAGGTCATTGGGCGGCAATTGAAAATAAAGTTATTGGAAAAGGTTTTACAGGGCTTCAATTTCATCCTGAAGTAACACATACCGAAAATGGTAAAGAGATTATTCGTAAATTTGTATTTGAAAAATGTAATGCCAAAATAAATTGGCAGGGCGATCAGTTAGTTTCGCATTTAGTAAATGGCATTAAAGAAAAAGTTGGGCCAAAAGATAATGTGCTTTGTGCCCTCAGTGGTGGGGTTGATTCGACAGTAACGGCGAGTCTTCTGATTCGTGCCCTGGGTAAAGAGCGTGTTCAGTGTGTGTTTGTTGATACTGGGCTGATGCGCCATCTTGAGGCTGAGCAAGTTGTCAAAGCTTATAAAGAAATGGATTTGCCTGTTAAAGCGGTTTTTGCAGAAAACGAATTTATTGGGCAGCTTAATAATATTGAGGATCCTGAACAAAAAAGAAAAATTATAGGGCGAGTATTTATTGAAGTTTTTGATAACGCAACTAAGAGTTTTCCATGTCAGTTTTTAGCCCAAGGGACTCTTTACCCGGATGTCATTGAGAGTGTGAATATTCATGGTCAAAGTGTGACAATAAAAAGTCATCACAATGTTGGTGGATTACCTGCGCATATGAAACTTAAACTTGTCGAACCACTTAGAGAACTTTTTAAAGATGAAGTGAGAGCTTTAGGAAGAGAACTTGGTGTAAAACCAGAGCTATTGAATCGACATCCGTTTCCTGGGCCCGGGCTTGCGATTAGACTTATTGGCCCAATTAATAAAGATGATTTAAGTCTTTTACGAATGGCGGATCACATATTTACTGATGAGCTTAAAGTATCTGGTCTCTATGATCAAATCTGGCAAGCGTTTGTGGTTTTATTACCTGTCAAAACAGTTGGTGTGATGGGTGATAATCGTACCTATGAAAAAGTTGCTGCATTAAGAGCCGTTACATCTATAGACGGAATGACTGCCGATTGGTTTGGATTTGATACAAAATTTTTAGCCAAAGTCAGTAATCGCATTACCAATGAAGTCAGAGGTATTAACCGTGTAGTTTACGATATTTCCAGTAAGCCGCCTGCAACAATAGAGTGGGAGTAA
- the dnaE gene encoding DNA polymerase III subunit alpha: MSNLSFVHLHLHTQYSLLESSITAEALMSKASENGMNSVAMTDYGNMFGAIEFYLEAKKNGIKPIIGCEVNLAPYGRHFKGTTTPQGARIQNPQATTKLVLLAINMQGYHNLCAIVSRGYTEGFYYKPRVDYEVLKEFSEGLIALSSSILGDVPQAFFNGGSEKGLEKILFYKEIYSDRFYLELQRTGSPNQENLNKFLIDASQKTGVPVVASAEPHYLTRDESFAQEILLCIQAGKTLLDDRRPKLPSDQFYFKSSEEMRELFKDIPEACDRTLEIAERCDLEFKFADEKGNTIYHLPTFPVEIGQTIGEEIRILSERGLEQRFQEAILREEVISDELKPNYHARLKYELDVINRMGFNGYFLIVQDFIRFAKDNGIPVGPGRGSGAGSLVAYCLLITDLDPLRYNLLFERFLNPERVSMPDFDIDFCHERRGEVINYVTKKYGTQSVAQIITFGKLQARAAIRDVGRAMGISYNEVDFIAKLVPDKLGISLQEAIDMEPRFKETAESDPKIDSLLKTALKLEGLTRHASIHAAGVIISDRPLIEHCPLYKGNEGETVIQYDMIHAEKIGLIKFDFLGLKTLTMIDNAIKFIKLNRQDDPHAQSVSTKTINLSDPKIYGLLSSGDTVGVFQFEGDGISDLIRKFKPNCFEDITAINALYRPGPMNMLDEYVARKHGKIKVTYLFPQLEEILKETYGIIVYQEQVQLIASRLANYTLGEADILRRAMGKKKPAEMAKQKERFLKGAESNKLNPKKAGELFDLMAKFAEYGFNKSHAAAYCVVAAQTAYLKAYYPVEFYASLITTEMGDTDKIVKYIRDANEHGIIVRGPDINSSGYNFTAVGNEIVFGLGGVKGIGEAAVQALIEARDSLGGKKFDSVLQFFETVDLRRVNKKVVECLIKAGGFDLLFSNRAQLFNGFENFLDVAESTRRDKELGQVSLFAVSEEESQKKVELPFIEDWHRSQKLAFEKDVLGFYISDHPLSGFENVLKNHVNCLIIGLVDQAVKKKVTLGGIVSGLKEFITKKGSRMAFATLEDQTGVVELVIFPEAFLKYQHLLKEVQPLIITGQHEREGDTSKILVDNILTISGLASKARELVVRLDVRYNKESDIKKLAEVFKRHQGEMPSRIEVFLSEMKQNVSLELGPEYNITPTEAFFEDLERQMGSKGLATLI, from the coding sequence GTGAGTAATTTAAGTTTTGTACACCTTCATTTACATACACAGTACAGCCTTTTAGAAAGTTCTATTACGGCCGAAGCGCTCATGAGTAAGGCTAGTGAAAATGGCATGAACTCAGTTGCTATGACTGATTATGGAAATATGTTTGGTGCCATTGAGTTTTATTTAGAGGCAAAGAAAAACGGAATTAAACCCATCATTGGCTGTGAAGTAAATCTTGCTCCCTATGGTCGGCATTTTAAAGGAACAACTACCCCCCAAGGGGCTCGGATACAAAATCCTCAAGCGACAACAAAACTTGTGTTGCTCGCAATAAATATGCAGGGGTATCACAATTTATGCGCCATTGTGAGTCGTGGATACACCGAAGGGTTTTATTATAAACCACGTGTAGATTATGAAGTCCTAAAAGAATTTAGCGAAGGTCTAATTGCTCTAAGCTCTTCGATACTTGGTGATGTGCCCCAGGCTTTTTTCAATGGTGGGAGTGAAAAGGGCTTAGAGAAAATTTTATTTTATAAAGAAATTTACTCAGATCGATTTTATTTAGAACTACAGCGAACAGGTTCGCCTAATCAAGAAAACCTAAATAAATTTTTAATCGATGCTTCTCAAAAAACGGGTGTTCCAGTTGTCGCATCTGCTGAACCTCATTATCTCACACGAGATGAATCTTTTGCTCAGGAAATACTTCTTTGCATTCAAGCGGGTAAAACTTTATTAGATGATCGTAGGCCAAAACTTCCAAGTGACCAATTCTATTTTAAATCTAGTGAAGAAATGCGTGAACTCTTTAAAGATATTCCTGAAGCCTGTGATCGAACTTTAGAGATAGCTGAGCGTTGTGATCTTGAATTTAAGTTTGCTGATGAAAAAGGAAATACAATTTATCATCTGCCTACATTTCCGGTAGAAATTGGGCAAACCATCGGTGAAGAAATAAGAATTTTATCTGAACGAGGGCTTGAGCAAAGATTTCAAGAAGCCATACTTCGCGAAGAGGTTATTTCTGATGAACTAAAACCAAATTATCATGCACGCTTAAAATATGAACTCGATGTTATTAATCGTATGGGTTTTAACGGTTATTTCTTGATTGTTCAAGATTTTATCCGTTTTGCAAAAGATAATGGAATTCCCGTTGGCCCAGGGCGGGGGTCGGGTGCGGGTTCGCTAGTGGCTTATTGTCTACTGATCACGGATCTAGATCCATTAAGATACAATCTACTATTTGAAAGATTTTTAAATCCAGAGCGCGTAAGTATGCCTGACTTTGATATCGACTTTTGCCATGAGCGGCGAGGGGAAGTCATTAACTACGTAACTAAAAAATATGGCACCCAATCGGTAGCGCAAATTATTACTTTCGGAAAACTTCAAGCCCGTGCGGCTATTCGTGATGTCGGTCGTGCCATGGGTATTAGTTATAATGAAGTGGATTTTATCGCAAAGCTTGTTCCTGATAAACTTGGAATTTCACTTCAAGAAGCAATTGATATGGAGCCCCGCTTTAAAGAAACAGCGGAGAGTGATCCTAAAATCGACAGTCTTTTAAAAACCGCATTAAAACTTGAAGGCCTTACGCGCCACGCTTCTATTCACGCAGCTGGTGTTATTATTTCTGATCGACCCCTTATTGAACATTGCCCTTTATATAAAGGCAACGAAGGCGAAACAGTTATTCAGTATGATATGATTCATGCTGAAAAAATTGGGCTCATCAAATTTGACTTTTTAGGTTTAAAAACTCTTACGATGATTGATAATGCCATTAAGTTTATTAAACTAAATAGACAAGATGATCCCCATGCGCAAAGTGTTTCAACAAAAACAATAAATCTTAGTGATCCTAAAATATATGGCCTTCTTTCATCGGGTGATACCGTAGGTGTTTTTCAATTTGAAGGTGATGGTATCAGTGATTTAATTAGAAAATTTAAACCCAATTGTTTTGAAGATATTACGGCTATTAATGCTCTTTATCGACCGGGCCCAATGAATATGCTCGATGAGTATGTGGCAAGAAAACACGGCAAGATTAAAGTTACTTATTTGTTCCCACAACTTGAAGAAATTCTTAAAGAAACTTATGGCATTATTGTTTATCAAGAGCAGGTTCAACTCATAGCTTCACGCTTAGCTAATTATACATTAGGTGAAGCTGATATACTTCGTCGCGCTATGGGTAAGAAAAAGCCAGCTGAGATGGCAAAGCAAAAAGAAAGATTTCTCAAAGGGGCTGAATCTAATAAGCTTAATCCTAAAAAAGCGGGCGAGCTTTTTGATTTGATGGCGAAATTCGCTGAGTATGGATTTAATAAAAGTCATGCTGCTGCTTATTGTGTAGTCGCAGCGCAAACCGCTTATCTTAAGGCTTATTACCCAGTAGAATTTTACGCCTCTCTTATAACAACAGAGATGGGTGATACTGATAAAATTGTAAAATACATTCGTGATGCCAATGAACACGGCATCATTGTTCGTGGCCCTGATATAAATTCATCTGGCTATAACTTTACAGCAGTTGGGAATGAAATTGTATTTGGCCTTGGTGGGGTTAAGGGCATTGGTGAAGCTGCGGTTCAAGCACTTATTGAAGCAAGAGATAGTTTAGGGGGTAAGAAATTTGATTCGGTATTGCAGTTTTTTGAAACGGTTGATCTTAGACGTGTGAATAAAAAGGTGGTTGAGTGTTTGATCAAAGCGGGCGGGTTTGATTTGTTATTTTCAAATAGAGCCCAACTTTTTAATGGATTTGAAAATTTTCTCGATGTTGCTGAAAGCACTCGGCGCGATAAAGAATTAGGTCAGGTGAGTTTGTTTGCTGTTTCTGAAGAAGAAAGTCAAAAGAAAGTTGAGCTTCCATTTATTGAAGATTGGCATCGCAGTCAAAAATTGGCTTTTGAAAAAGATGTACTTGGGTTTTATATTAGTGATCATCCGTTAAGTGGTTTTGAAAATGTTCTCAAAAATCATGTTAATTGTTTAATTATAGGTCTTGTTGATCAAGCTGTTAAGAAAAAAGTCACTTTAGGTGGCATCGTCAGTGGGCTTAAAGAATTCATTACTAAAAAAGGTTCGCGAATGGCTTTTGCAACTCTTGAAGATCAAACGGGAGTCGTGGAACTTGTTATATTTCCGGAGGCATTTTTAAAATACCAACATTTGCTTAAAGAAGTGCAGCCGTTAATCATCACCGGGCAACACGAGCGTGAAGGGGATACAAGTAAAATTCTAGTAGATAATATTCTTACTATTTCAGGTTTAGCCTCCAAAGCGCGTGAACTTGTTGTGAGGCTTGATGTGAGATATAATAAAGAATCTGATATAAAAAAATTAGCTGAAGTTTTTAAACGTCATCAAGGAGAAATGCCAAGTCGTATTGAAGTTTTTCTTTCTGAGATGAAACAAAATGTCAGTTTAGAATTAGGACCTGAGTATAATATTACTCCCACTGAGGCATTCTTTGAAGACTTGGAGCGTCAAATGGGCTCTAAGGGTCTTGCGACTCTGATTTAA